One part of the Budorcas taxicolor isolate Tak-1 chromosome 22, Takin1.1, whole genome shotgun sequence genome encodes these proteins:
- the DSG3 gene encoding desmoglein-3 codes for MAWLPFRTTGALAILTKHRFGKLAILLVVLLVHGELRIQTKGQYEEYETAIQQGKRRYKREWVKFARPCREGEDNSNRNPIAKITSDFEATQKITYHISGVGIDQPPFGIFVIDKNTGEINITAIVDREVTPSFQITCRALNTLGQEVEKPLILTVKILDINDNAPVFSQSIFQGEIEENSASNSLVMILNATDADEPNHLNSKIAFKIISQEPASTPMFLLSRHTGEVRTLTSSLDREQVSSYRLVVSGADRDGEGLSTQCECSIKVKDVNDNFPTFRESQYLARIKENTLSSELLRFQVIDLDEEFTDNWLAEFFFTSGNEGNWFEIQTDPQTNEGILQVVKSLDYEQVQSMQLGIAVKNKAEFHQSVISQYQVQSTPLIVEVINVREGITFRPSSKIFTVQKGVSSRQLINYVLGTYQAIDEDTGEVASFVRYVLGRNDGGLLTIDSKTAEIKFVKNIDQDVTFIVNKTITAEVLAIDENTGKTSTGTIIVYVPDFNENCPTIALEKEVVCSSSPSVVVRASPLQRDKYAGPYEFSVEGQSVKLPVAWSISGTDATSALLTAPQPVSPGVYRISIVVTDGEGRRCATPESLTLEVCQCDYRDICQSAPPTSSPKTVREGSRMGAAAIGLLFLGLLLLLLALLLLLTCDCGAGPIGGVTGGFVPVPDGSEGTIHPWGIEGAQPEDKEITNICVPPITANGVDFMENSEVCTNTYAGGTVVEGASGMELTTRLGAAAGSGGAAGFGATAGLSNFSMGQSGTMRTRHSTGGTNRDFGEGAINMKFLDSYFSQKAFACADEDDGQEANDCLLIYDNEGIEAPSSPVGSLGCCSFIADDFDESFLDSLGPKFKKLAEISLGMDEETKNSQSPTKDSSSRVDAYDQHVQVQQSESVRHQTLSGSQGASALSASSSVLQPAVSIADPLQHGSYLVTETYSASSGSLVQPPAAVFDPLLTQNVIVTERVICPIPSITSNLHGPTELRGSGSKIFTEDPSSRLI; via the exons aagCACCGATTTGGAAAGCTTGCAATTCTCTTG GTGGTTCTTTTGGTTCATGGAGAATTGAGAATACAG ACAAAAGGACAATACGAAGAATATGAGACAGCAATACAACAAGGCAAAAGGAGATACAAACGTGAGTGGGTGAAATTCGCAAGACCCTGCAGAGAAGGAGAAGACAACTCGAACAGAAATCCAATTGCCAAA ATTACATCAGACTTCGAAGCAACCCAAAAAATTACCTACCACATCTCTGGAGTAGGAATTGATCAGCCCCCTTTTGGAATCTTTGTCATTGACAAAAACACTGGAGAAATTAACATAACGGCCATAGTTGATAGAGAAGTAACCCCCAGCTTCCAG ATTACGTGTCGTGCTCTTAACACCCTAGGACAAGAGGTAGAAAAACCACTTATACTAACGGTCAAAATTTTAGATATAAATGACAATGCTCCAGTATTTTCACAAAGCATATTCCAGggtgaaattgaagaaaatagtgCTTCGA ACTCACTGGTGATGATCCTAAATGCCACAGACGCAGATGAACCGAACCACTTGAACTCTAAAATTGCCTTCAAAATCATCTCTCAGGAACCTGCAAGCACACCCATGTTCCTCCTAAGCAGACACACGGGGGAAGTCCGCACTTTGACCAGTTCACTTGATCGAGAG CAAGTTAGCAGCTATCGCCTGGTTGTGAGTGGTGcagacagagatggagaaggactATCAACTCAGTGTGAATGTAGCATTAAAGTGAAAGATGTCAATGATAATTTCCCAACATTCAGAGAATCACAG TATTTAGCACGTATTAAAGAAAACACTTTAAGTTCTGAGTTGCTTCGATTTCAAGTAATAGATTTGGACGAAGAGTTCACTGATAATTGGCTTGCAGAGTTCTTCTTTACCTCTGGAAATGAAGGGAATTGGTTTGAAATACAAACTGATCCCCAAACTAACGAAGGTATCCTGCAAGTAGTTAAG tCTCTAGATTATGAACAAGTACAAAGCATGCAACTTGGTATCGCCGTCAAAAACAAAGCTGAATTTCACCAATCCGTAATCTCTCAATACCAAGTCCAGTCAACCCCACTCATAGTTGAAGTAATAAATGTGAGGGAAGGAATTACATTCCGTCCTTCTTCCAAGATATTTACTGTCCAAAAAGGCGTAAGTAGTAGACAGTTGATCAATTATGTCCTGGGAACCTATCAAGCCATTGATGAAGACACTGGCGAAGTTGCCTCATTTGTCAG ATATGTCTTGGGACGTAATGATGGTGGTTTGCTAACGATTGATTCAAAAACTGCTGAAATCAAATTTGTCAAAAACATTGATCAAGACGTTACTTTCATAGTTAACAAGACAATCACAGCTGAGGTTCTGGCCATAGatg AAAACACTGGTAAAACTTCTACAGGCACCATAATTGTCTATGTACctgattttaatgaaaattgtCCAACAattgccctggaaaaggaagtagtCTGTAGTTCATCACCTTCCGTGGTTGTCAGAGCTTCACCACTGCAAAGGGATAAATATGCTGGCCCCTATGAATTTTCGGTGGAAGGGCAAAGCGTAAAACTTCCAGTTGCATGGAGTATCTCAGGAACAGATG CTACGTCCGCACTCCTCACAGCCCCACAGCCAGTCTCTCCCGGAGTGTACAGAATCTCCATCGTGGTCACGGACGGTGAGGGGAGGCGGTGCGCGACACCAGAGAGCTTGACCCTGGAAGTCTGCCAGTGTGACTACAGGGACATCTGTCAAAGTGCGCCTCCGACCAGCAGCCCTAAAACTGTTAGAGAGGGGTCTCGGATGGGGGCTGCCGCCATCGGCCTGCTATTCCTCGGccttttgctgctgctgt TGGCTCTCCTCCTGCTGCTGACCTGTGACTGTGGGGCAGGTCCTATTGGAGGAGTGACCGGTGGATTTGTCCCAGTGCCGGATGGTTCAGAAGGAACAATTCACCCGTGGGGAATCGAAGGAGCCCAACCTGAAGACAAG GAAATCACAAATATCTGTGTGCCACCTATAACTGCCAATGGAGTTGATTTCATGGAAAATTCTG AAGTCTGTACAAATACATATGCTGGAGGGACGGTGGTAGAAGGAGCTTCAGGAATGGAACTGACCACCAGGCTTGGAGCAGCTGCAGGATCTGGGGGTGCTGCAGGGTTCGGAGCAACCGCTGGTCTGAGCAACTTTTCCATGGGGCAGTCTGGGACGATGAGAACAAGGCATTCCACGGGAGGAACCAACAGGGACTTTGGGGAAGGGGCGATAAACATGAAATTCCTGGACTCCTACTTTTCTCAG AAAGCATTTGCCTGTGCAGATGAAGACGACGGCCAGGAAGCAAATGACTGCTTGCTGATCTATGATAATGAAGGAATCGAGGCCCCCAGTTCTCCCGTCGGCTCCCTGGGTTGTTGCAGTTTTATTGCCGATGATTTTGACGAGAGCTTCTTGGACTCCCTCGGCCCCAAATTTAAAAAGCTGGCCGAGATAAGCCTCGGGATGGATGAAGAAACCAAAAATTCTCAGTCGCCTACCAAAGACAGCAGTTCTAGGGTTGATGCCTATGACCAACATGTACAAGTCCAGCAGTCAGAGTCTGTTAGGCACCAGACTTTGTCAGGCAGCCAGGGGGCATCTGCACTGTCTGCTTCCAGCTCTGTCCTCCAGCCCGCCGTTTCCATCGCTGACCCTTTGCAGCATGGTAGCTATCTGGTAACGGAGACTTACTCGGCTTCTTCTGGTTCCCTTGTGCAACCTCCCGCTGCCGTTTTTGATCCACTTCTCACGCAAAATGTGATAGTGACAGAAAGAGTGATTTGTCCGATTCCTAGTATTACTAGCAACCTACATGGTCCTACAGAGCTACGAGGATCAGGCAGTAAGATCTTTACAGAAGATCCTTCTTCCCGCCTGATATAA